cggatttcttgcagaaaatgtccagttttgttcaggaaatttctgcaagaaatcttaacgtatgcacatagccttaatctaatCCACAAGGTTTGGAAAAAAGTGAAGTATATCAGGGGTGTGAATGGCTTCACCAGGTTTTCACGTATATGGGACAATATATATTTGCAGGAACTTAGGCAGATGAAGGGTTTTCGGTCTTGGAAAGAGGCAGGTATTAGACTGATAGGTCAGCTTGTCAGCCAGGGCAGTCTTAAATCGTTTGAGGTGCTACAGGAAGGATTTCAGTTATCGCGGTTAGAGCTGTATCAATATAACCGGATTCACCATGCATATCAGACACAAATTAGAAGGAGGCCCATAGTGATGCAAGTAGATCTTATGTTGGATTTTATCCTTAAGAATAGTGGCACAAGAGGGGCAATTTCGGAGGTATACGGGGACCTTTTATTTGCTTTTCTATTCATCCTATTAAGGCTAGAGGAAAATGGGAGGCTGAACAGGGAGAGATTgatgatgatagatgggaatcgATTTTAGAATACGTGCCAAAGATCTCTATGAGTGAACCTGGGAGGTTATCACAGTTATTTGTAATTCATAGGGCATACAGAACCCCTGAAAGGTCATTCAAAGCTGGATTGAGGCCTAATTCTGAATGCCCAAGGTGTTCACAATCTCAGGCGGGCATATTGCATATGTTGTGGCATTGCCCCAGATTGTCTTCCTTCTGGATATTAGTATTGAATCGTATTGAATTGGTGTATGGGTGCATTGTCCCTAGAAACCCATTGGTATGCATATTGGAATACCTGGAAGAAATAACAACGGATAATATGATCAAAATAGTAAATGCAAGATTGTTATTCATCGCAAGAAAGCTGATCgctaaattttggattagagaggaacctctgaCTAGAAGAGACTTTCTTACACAGACGGATCATATACTTCTACAGGAAAAAAGTATTTACACCAAGAGAAACAAGTTGGACCTTTTCCACAAGATATGGCAACCGTGGATTGATTGGAACTAGTGCGGTGAAATGATGTATGAAGCTATAAGAGGTTTTCAGGAGTTGTGACTGTTTGTTATTTGAATATGTGTAAAATGCAAGGAACATTGTCTGTTTATGTTATGGTCTCTAAGGGTAGGGCGGGGAGGGGGGAActggaaagatggtaacaaattgcaagctttcgagactacacaggtctcttcatcagacatagactaatacaaaatctgaagaatcgcacatttatacacaacagggcacagaaataatgcaatgcttcacgtcacttgtcttatctattgcattattcctgtgccctgttgtgtataaatatgtgattcttcagaatttgttttagtctttgcctgatgaagatacctatgtagtctcgaaagcttgcaatttgttaccatctttccagttagccattaaaatgtatgaaccactgaggactctcaattctaaatatttttcataattATCCATAAATCCTTGTTTGAAGTGAGAGTCTCAGTTTTTCCCAAATTATCTATCTAGTGAGGTAGTCCAACCTTGCAACTATGTGCGCACTACTGTGCCACCTCTGACGATTTAAAGCAGTTACACTGTTGTGATGAAATGCGTAGGGAAATTTGTGAGGACAGTTAGTTATATTTATTGCAgttagctaaaggtaccttcacactcagcgacgctgcagcgataccgacaacgatgtcgatcgctgcagcgtcgctgtttggtcgctggagagctgtcacacagacagctctccagcgaccaacgatgccggtaaccagggtaaacatcgggttactaagcgcggccctgcgcttagtaacccgatgtttaccctggttaccagtgaagacatcgctgaatcggcatcatacacgccgattcagcgatgtctgcagaaggtccagcgacgaaataaagttctggagtttctgcagcgaccaacgacatcacagcaggatcctgatcgctgctgcctgtcaaactgaatgatatcgctagccaggacgctgcaacgtcacggatcgctagcaatatcgttcagtgtgatggtacctttagcatTTTCCTCTATCTTTGTTTAGCTTTCCACTATCAGTCCTTTGTCTTCTTTTTGCTATCTAGTTATAGGGTTTTTTCAATCTCAATGACTGCAGTCTGCTACTAATAGCTAGTTAGCATGTCATTGCCCTACACTAATAGcaagtcttaaggccccgtcacacataacgagatcgctagcgagatcgctgctgagtcacaatttttgtgacgcaacagcgatctcgctagcgatctcgctatatgtgacacgtaccagcgatcaggcccctgctgtgagatcgctggtcatgtcggaatggcctgggccatttttcgatcgttgaggtcccgctggggaaCACACATCGCTTTGTTTGACACCTACCAACGACCccattgacgactcagacaccgacatgtaggcgtgcatttgcgttgccttttccgcgcccattctgttccgattggtggtcgctactgcgttctgattggtttgcGGCCATGCTTTAAGGCGACAcataatagcccttccgtcctttgttcctgagcgtGTGGTGGATTGCAGAACGTTGTAGAGttttccggcctgcgactcctcttccattTCGATAATCTGTTCTGCAAGGATTCTTCTGACAACTTATACATTGTGTATGGTATGTATTTGGGGTCGCAAGTGCGTTTTCATTTTCCCCTAAATTTTTATACAGGGCAACTAAAGATAATTTCCTGCTATCATTGCTGTGGAGGGATGGAGTGAGGGCTTGTCTGCTATCTGTGTAGATATACTTTTACACGGGCTGATATTTTAGGGGGTCTTTTCTGTAATGCATGGTAAcgtaattgaattttttttttatttattaaatttatcttatttttcttttatgtgtttcagtgtgcagcatcatgaacaatgcgcagtgtgctgttgtgtttgctgcattgctggttgaggaagctcggcgtcaagatgaggcccggatgcaagagaggcgttctaaacgaaagcgtcgcatgtggaccagagagtggctgcagaagaggtctgatttgtcccacatgcaacttgtaagagagcttcaggataacaatcctcatgatttccgcaactatctgcggatgtctgaggaatccttcaaacatttactggaaagaattactccactgattcaacggaaggatacagtgatgcgtgctgccatcccggccgatgaaagattggcagtcacgctgcgattcctggccaccgggcgctcgctgcaagacttgcatttttcttcagccatatcaaggaccctgctcagcgttctaattccagagacatgtgatgcgattttccacagtctacgtagctacatgcagtttcccaacacggaggaggaatggaaaaagattgcctccgattttgagcagctttggcagttcccaaactgtggtggggctttggacgggaaacatgtccggatcactcaaccaccgaacagcggatcctacttctttaattataagggctatttcagcatcatcctgatggcccttgttaacgcgaattatgaatttataaatgtagatgttggcatgaatggaagGGTTTCCGATGGTGGCGTTTTAGAGCACACACTCTTTGGAGAGCGTTTGAACAACTATGACCTTCACTTGCCTCCCAACTCCGAGACTAGAGGcaaccttaattttgtttttgtcggtgatgaggccttcccgctTCATCCCAATCTTATCAAACCGTTCCCCCAAAAAAATCTAACAGAGGAAAGAAGAATTTTCAATTACCGTTTGTCAAGGGCACGTCGGGTTGTAGAAAATGCCTTCGGTATCATGGCCAATCGCTTCAGAGTTTTCCACACGCCTATTAACATGAAGCTTGAATCGATAGACTCTGTTGTTTTGGCTTGTTGTGTGCTTCACAACTTCCTTCGCCGTCGCGATGCTTTGGCGTATAGTCCTCCTGGATTCATGGACTCTGTGGGCCTATTAAATGGGGAAGTGCAGCTCGGTGAATGGCGCGCAAATGATCCCGCAATTGCAGGCCTTCAACCATTGTTACCTGGCCGAAACACCCACGATGCGAAGACCTGCCGAGACAACTACTGCCAATATTTTAACGGTCCTGGTGCTGTTACTTGGCAGCATCAGAACTTATAGTGGGCTACTACTGACATTTATACACTGTTGCACTGATCTGTCTAATAAACTGTTTGTTTTACTTTGAAAAAGCTTTGTTTCTCATTCTTTCTGCAGTAAGGGCCCGTATATACATACATGTATTCCTATGTCTACTGATACATCCATATACATCAACATTGAAATCTACACAGATACCTACATATACAAATACATACTCACATACATACAAATCTAAACACCTAcctaaacattaaccccttcgtgtcccagcctatttttaccttaaagaccttgccgttttttgcaattctgaccagtgtcccattatgaggtaataactctggaacgcttcaacggatcctagcggttctgattttgttttttcgtgacatattgggcttcatgttagtggtaaatttaggtcaataaattttgcgtttatgtgtgataaaaatgaaaatttttaaaaaatttcgaaaatttctcaattttcacattttgaatttttattttgttaaaccagagagttatgtgacacaaaataaataacatttcccacacgtctactttacatcagcacaattttggaaacaattttttttgtgttgctAGGAAcatataagggttcaaatttgaccagcgattactcatttttagaatgaaatttacaaaaccaatttttttagggaccacctcagatttgaagtcagtttgaggggtctatatggctgaaatacccaaaagtgacaccattctaaaaaatgcacccccccgggctaaactaccactccccctgacactgcagatcgggtgtaatgggagttaaccctttcacccgatctaaatggacgcgatcattctgtgacacagcatatgcgtcactggtcgaattggcaccgactttcacgacgcatacgctgtgtcacaggtcgggaaggggttaatacatatcCATACATGAAACCACCAACACTCCAGTCTACCAGTGCAACCGGAGACGTTGTATTGAGAATGCGTCACATTCAGAACGCAGTAGCGTCTTCGTTGTGACCTGGAGATTACAATACAGACCGCTTCCTTCGCGAACGCAGCAGCGTAGTCTATAATAATAGCGGTGACGTTGATGCGTCGTGGGCGTGGTTTACGGCGCTGATGCGTTGTGGGCGGGTGAATGGACAGTGCTGTGGCCTTGCTTTTCACTAGTGGCGGCAAAATGGCGGCCAGGCGTCGTGCAACGCCTTGGGGTGACGCTGAAGTGCGTTACCTCATAACTGAATTAGATGCCCGTGATTATgggtgtcagaatcaccaagagcaTCCCGTCCTCCATAAGCAGGCTGTGCTGCGGAGGATCAGTTGGGGCCTAGACCAGAGATTTGGGGTGCAGCGCTCCAGTACACAGATCCGGAAGTAGCTGGCGGATCTGCAGTACAGGTCCAGTGAGCGCCTAGCCAGCATCCGGTCACAGAGCCTTCCACATCGTGGTGAGTGttgctccgtacgcctcgtacacacaccaggctcggctccgcacgcctcttacacaccaggctcggctccgcacgcctcgtacaaacaccaggctcggctctgcacgcctcgtacacacaccaggctcggctccgcacgcctcttacacaccaggctcggctccgcacgcctcgtacacacaccaggctcggctccgcacgcctcgtacacaccaggcacggctccgcacgcctcgtacacagcaggctcggctccgcacgcctcgtacacacaccaggctcggctccgcacgcctcgtacacaccaggctcggctccgcacgcctcgtacacacaccaggctcggctctgcacgcctcgtacacagcaggctcggctccgcacgcctcgtacacacaccaggctcggctccgcacgcctcgtacacaccaggctcggctccgcacgcctcgtacacaccaggcacagctccgcacgcctcgtacacagcaggctcggctccgcacgcctcgtacacacaccaggctcggctccgcacgcctcgtacacaccaggctcggctccgcacgcctcgtacacacaccaggctcggctctgcacgcctcgtacacagcaggctcggctccgcacgcctcgtacacacaccaggctcggctccgcacgcctcgtacacaccaggctcggctccgcacgcctcgtacacacaccaggctcggctccgcacgcctcgtatgtaataatgtaataatttttttttccctccagCACCAGCAGACCCGGAGCCCCAGCAGGAGTCAACGACAGGCTCGTCACCAACAGGGTCGCCAGCATCACTCCGTGACATGGGTGAAGTCATGTCCCCCGGTAATTATTGCACTAAAAAATAGGTCCATACAACTCGTAAAGGATAGG
The Ranitomeya imitator isolate aRanImi1 chromosome 3, aRanImi1.pri, whole genome shotgun sequence genome window above contains:
- the LOC138672093 gene encoding uncharacterized protein codes for the protein MQERRSKRKRRMWTREWLQKRSDLSHMQLVRELQDNNPHDFRNYLRMSEESFKHLLERITPLIQRKDTVMRAAIPADERLAVTLRFLATGRSLQDLHFSSAISRTLLSVLIPETCDAIFHSLRSYMQFPNTEEEWKKIASDFEQLWQFPNCGGALDGKHVRITQPPNSGSYFFNYKGYFSIILMALVNANYEFINVDVGMNGRVSDGGVLEHTLFGERLNNYDLHLPPNSETRGNLNFVFVGDEAFPLHPNLIKPFPQKNLTEERRIFNYRLSRARRVVENAFGIMANRFRVFHTPINMKLESIDSVVLACCVLHNFLRRRDALAYSPPGFMDSVGLLNGEVQLGEWRANDPAIAGLQPLLPGRNTHDAKTCRDNYCQYFNGPGAVTWQHQNL